ACTTCGACCACCTAAAACAGCCTTATGAAAAACACGATCCTCATTGCAGTTCTCGGCTTGTCGACCCTGGTGTCACAGGCACAACGACGCGATGAGGTCGACTCGATCAACGCCCTTCCCTATCAGGTAAAGGTTGAGAAAGCACGTACCCTCGATGCGGTGTTCCTGGCAAACGCCCGTGCCGCCCATCGTCTTGGCTATATAGACGGCGAGGCCGAAAGTTATGCGAATGCAGCATTGGCCTACTACTTTCAGGGGGCGTATGACAAGGACCTTTCGTATTCGCTCAAAGCCATCGGGCTTTACCAAAAATCGGGCAATCTTGAGCGGCTCGCACATCACTACGCCGAGACAGGCTATCGCATGAAACGGCGTGATATGGCCAGCGCACAGGCTTATATGCAGAAGGGCAAGCATCTGGCGGAAGCGCATCGGTTTACCAAGCCATTATTGGCGCTTTACAACAACTACGGGGTGTTGAAAGAGATGCAGGGGCAACTCGACAGTGCGCTGTTTTTCTACCGGAAAAGCCTCCGACTACAGCAATCGGTGCGTGACAGTGTGGGGATTCCGTATAGCCTCAACAACATTGCCGGCATTTACCTGATGCGGAAGCAATACGACCGCGTCAAACCCTTTCTGGACGAAGCATTGGCCATCCGCACCCGGCACCATGACAAACTCGGGATGGCGGAGACCTTCACGGCCTTGGCCGACCTTGCCGCCGTAAAAGGGAAACGACCCGAGGCCATTCGGTATTATGACAAGGCCCTCGCGCTCGCCAACGAAATGGGCTATTTGAATTTAATGGCGAATAACCATCTCATGCTTTCCCGGCAATACGAAGAGCTCGGGAAGAAAGACGATGCCCTACATCATTATAAAGCCTATGCGATGTTTCGCGATAGCCTGGTCAACACCGAAACCAACAAACGCATCGCCGAACTGCAGGTTGAGTTTGACACAGGCGAAAAAGAGAAACAACTTGCGCTGAACAAGGCGGCCCTATTGGAAAAAGAAGCCGAAGTACTCAAATCACGCGCTACGATCGCAGCAGTTTCGTTGCTCACCCTTTTTACGGCGATCTGTGGCTTTCTTTTGTGGCGGCAACAACGGATGGCCAACCAACAGCAACGACAGGAATTCTCGTTGCAGGCCGCGATTGCCCAGATTGAATCGCAGAACCGTTTGCAGGAACAGCGGCTCGCCATCTCGCGAGACCTTCATGACAACATTGGCGCGCAACTCACCTTCATCATTTCGTCGGTCGACAGCCTGCGGTACGGCTTCAGCATCAAGGAAGGCGTCATCGCGCAAAAACTGGCATCGATCACCGACTTCACGCGTTCGACCATCATCGAGTTGCGCGATACCATCTGGGCGATGAACCATGCCGACATTACGTTTGAAGACCTGAAGGCACGCATCCTCAATTTCGTCGAGAAGGCCCAGGAAGCCACCAACCTCCGGATTACCTTCAGCGTCGCCGACGAATGCAACGCCGTAGTCTTGACTTCGGTAGCCGGCATGAACCTGTACCGAACCCTTCAGGAGGCGGTCAACAATGCCTTAAAATATGCGAATGCGAACACTATAACCATCGCCGTTTCCGTGCACGATGCCACCATCCGGCTTTCGGTTACCGACGACGGTGCTGGCTTCGACGTCGCCGCCGCATCCGGAGGTAACGGTCTCGTGAACATGACCAATCGTATGGAGGATATTGGAGGCCGTCTTTCGATTTCATCCCAACCCGGCGAAGGCACCTCGGTTGAGGCGTTCCTTCCCTTTCCTGTAAACCATCACCAAAAACCATCGATATGACCAAAATTGTACTAGTGGATGACAACGTTTTCCTTCAGAAAGCGATCATCGAAAAGCTCTCGTTCTTTGACGATCTCCAGTGCCGTTATACCGCGTTGAACGGTGAAGACCTGATGGCAAAGCTCGAACAGAACCACAACATCGACCTGATCCTGATGGACATCGAAATGCCCCGTATGAACGGTATCGAAGCCACAGCCCTTGTGAAGGCCCGGTATCCGCATATCAAGATCATCATGCTGACCGTGTTTGATAACGATGAGAACATCTTCCTATCCATAAAGGCGGGCGCCGACGGCTATTTGTTAAAGGATGTGAGTCCACAGGATCTCTATCAGGGCCTCCTCGAAACCCTCAAAGGCGGTGCGACCATGACGCCGTCGATCGCGCTGAAGACACTACGGCTTTTCCGGAACCCACTGCAATTGGATGACGCAACAGACGAAGAGGAAGTGCGCCTGACCTTACGGGAAGTGGAGGTGTTGGAGCAATTGAGCCGCGGACTCAAATACCACGCGATTGCAGAAAACCTCATCCTTTCCGTGGGCACCGTCCGGAAGCACGTCGAGAACATCTACGCCAAGCTGCAGGTGCACAACAAGCTCGAAGCCATCCAAAAAGCCCGTACCAACAAAATCATATAATACGTCATTCTGCGTATTGCTGTCCCGCCCGCCTTTCCGCACCTTTGAGGGAAAAGACAGGAGGCGGTTGTTTGCGTTTTACAAGATGCTTCCGCGCGCTGCAACTTTTTTGTTATTTTTAACACATGCATCTAACCAAACGCTTGTTGGTTGTAACACTTTTGGGCTGTTCGATGGTCGCTATTTCACAAGGAACGCGCATCGACAGCCTGAAGAAAGTACTGGCACACGCGAAAGGGCGTGAACGTTTCAAGGCACATT
This genomic interval from Flavobacterium sp. HJ-32-4 contains the following:
- a CDS encoding response regulator transcription factor codes for the protein MTKIVLVDDNVFLQKAIIEKLSFFDDLQCRYTALNGEDLMAKLEQNHNIDLILMDIEMPRMNGIEATALVKARYPHIKIIMLTVFDNDENIFLSIKAGADGYLLKDVSPQDLYQGLLETLKGGATMTPSIALKTLRLFRNPLQLDDATDEEEVRLTLREVEVLEQLSRGLKYHAIAENLILSVGTVRKHVENIYAKLQVHNKLEAIQKARTNKII
- a CDS encoding sensor histidine kinase; this encodes MKNTILIAVLGLSTLVSQAQRRDEVDSINALPYQVKVEKARTLDAVFLANARAAHRLGYIDGEAESYANAALAYYFQGAYDKDLSYSLKAIGLYQKSGNLERLAHHYAETGYRMKRRDMASAQAYMQKGKHLAEAHRFTKPLLALYNNYGVLKEMQGQLDSALFFYRKSLRLQQSVRDSVGIPYSLNNIAGIYLMRKQYDRVKPFLDEALAIRTRHHDKLGMAETFTALADLAAVKGKRPEAIRYYDKALALANEMGYLNLMANNHLMLSRQYEELGKKDDALHHYKAYAMFRDSLVNTETNKRIAELQVEFDTGEKEKQLALNKAALLEKEAEVLKSRATIAAVSLLTLFTAICGFLLWRQQRMANQQQRQEFSLQAAIAQIESQNRLQEQRLAISRDLHDNIGAQLTFIISSVDSLRYGFSIKEGVIAQKLASITDFTRSTIIELRDTIWAMNHADITFEDLKARILNFVEKAQEATNLRITFSVADECNAVVLTSVAGMNLYRTLQEAVNNALKYANANTITIAVSVHDATIRLSVTDDGAGFDVAAASGGNGLVNMTNRMEDIGGRLSISSQPGEGTSVEAFLPFPVNHHQKPSI